The genomic stretch CGCAGGCCGGCGTCGGTCGGGATGCGGCGCAGCGCCCGGTTGCCGAGGCCGAGCGCTTCCATCGCCTTGCGGTGGCAGGAATGGATCTGGTCCGAGCCATAGAACCGCAGCGGCTTTTCGGTTGCCGCGACGCCGTGCTCGCGCACGTCGATGCCGGCCTTGGTGTTGCGCGCCACCGTCAGGCCGATGATGTTGGCCATCGAGCCCCCGCTGACCAGCGTGCCCGAGGCGGAGGCCGGAAGTCCCAGCATCTGCTTGCACCAGTTGACCACCTGGCTGTCCATCAGCCCGGCGGCGTGGTTGCCGCCGCCGAGATTGGAGCCCTGGATCGCCGCCAGGAAATCGCCGAGCGCGCCGGTGAAGTTGCTCGATCCCATATACCAGGCCCAGAAGCGCGGATGGATGTTGCCCATCGGGTAGGGCATCACGGTGCGCGAGACCTCGTCATAGACAGCAGCCAGCGACGCCGGCGATCTCGGCAGGGGTGCCGCGAAGGCTTCTCGCACCTCCGCCGGCATCTCCCGCCAGACCGGACGGTCCCGGATATTGCTGAGATAATCGACGGCGTCGTCGATGACCCGATGCGACAGGGCCTGCACATCGGCCCAGTCCAAGGGGTCAAGCGTTTCCTCGGCCACCTTGCCAAGGGTTTCCTGCGCGATATCCATGACATCCACCCGTCAAGCTGCCGGGAATTGGCAGCCGGGCGTCGAGCGCGACAGCGCCAACTCGTCGGCATCCATTTCGGCCTCGATGCCATCGAACAATGGTGTCGACATATAGCGCTCGCCGGTGTCGGGCAGCATGCACAGGATCACCGATCCGGCCGGCGCCTTTTCCGCGACCTGCCGCGCCACGGCGAAGGTGGCGCCGCCGGAAATGCCGGTGAAGATGCCTTCCTTCTGCGCCAGGGCCTTGGCCCATTTGATGCCTTCGGGTCCGGCAATCGGCATCACTTCGTCATAGAGGCTGGCGTCGATCGCCTCCTGCAGCACGTTGGGGATGAAGTCCGGCGTCCAGCCCTGGATGGGATGCGGCTCGAAGGCCGGATGGCTGGCGGCCGGGGCGCCACCAGCACCACGTTGCTGCGCCTTGCCGCTGCCGACAAGCTGCGCGTTGGCCGGTTCGGAGAGCACGATGCGGGTCTCCGGCCGCTCGCGGCGCAGCACGCGCGCCACGCCGACGACGGTGCCGCCGGTGCCGTAGCCGGTGACGAAGCAGTCGAGCCGCGAGCCGGCGAAATCATTGACGATCTCGCGTGCCGTTGTCGCCTCGTGAATGGCGGCGTTGGCTGCCGTCTCGAACTGGCGGGCAAGGAACCAGCCATTGGCCTCGGCCAGTTCAACCGCCTTCTTGTACATGCCGAAACCCTTTTCGGCGCGCGGCGTCAGCACCACCTTGGCGCCAAGCATGCGCATCAGCTTGCGGCGCTCGACGGAAAAGCTGTCGGCCATGGTGACGACCAGCGGATAGCCCTTCTGCGCGCAGACCATGGCGAGGCCAATGCCGGTGTTGCCGCTGGTCGCTTCGACCACGGTCTGGCCCGGCTTCAACGCGCCGCTGCGCTCGCCCTCCTCGATGATGTTGAGCGCCAGCCGGTCCTTCACCGAGGCGGCGGGGTTGAAGAACTCGGCCTTGACGTAGATCGTCGCGTGGGCCGGTGCGAGATTGTTGATGCGGATCACCGGCGTGTCGCCGACGGTGTCCAGAATGCTGTCGAACAGGCGGCCGCGCCCGGCCGTGGTCCGGATTTTTTGTTTGTTCAACATCGTTGATCTCCTCGATTGTCTTCACAGGCCGGTTACAAACCGGTGGCTTGGGCGGCGAGGTTTCGAGACCTTGCCGCGCTACTGACGTGCCGGCGATGCGGCAACGGACGCTGCCGGCGCGCAATTCGCCGCCGGGTGCGCCGTGTCGTGTTTGGTGATAGAGCAAGGGCCGACAGGCCAGCGTGGGAGCAGGCGTGGAAACGGACGTGGAATCCGCACCATCAAGGCTGGACGGCGAGATGCCGATCCTGTCCGTGCGCCTGCTCGGACCGCTGGAAATCATGCGGAACGACGTGCCGGTGGCATTGCCTGCGTCCCGCAAACTGCGTGCCCTGCTTGCTTATCTTGCGCTGGCGCCGCATCCGGTTGGGCGCAGCCGGCTGTGCGAACTGCTGTGGGATGTGCCCAACGATCCCCGCGGTGAGTTGCGCTGGTGCCTGAGCAAGCTGCGCGCCGCCCTCGACACGCCGGACCGGCGCCGGGTTACCACACAGGGCGATACGGTCGCGCTCGATCTGGAAGGCTGTTTCGTCGATGCGCTGGAGATCAGCCGTGCCGCCACGCTAGGGATCGGCACGCTTGACGTGGAGCGTCTGCGAGCGCTGGCCGGACATTTCGCCGGCGATCTGCTCGACGGGCTGGGGCTTGAGCGCAGCCCGCTTTTCGACAGCTGGCTGATCGCCCAGCGCCGGCGTTTTCATGCGTGTCACGCTGCCGTGCTGGAACAGCTCGTCGCTAGCCTGCCGGCGGAAAGCGACGAGGCTGTCGCCTATCTCGACACATGGGTGGAACTGGCGCCGTTCGATGAACGTGCGCATGCGGCACTGCTGGCCAGTCTCGCCCGGCGCGGCGAAATCGCTGCAGCCGAGCAGCATCTGGCTTCGGCGGAAAGGTTGTTTCAGTCGGAGGACCTGGATTTCGCGCCGCTTCGGGCGGCCTGGCGCGCGATCCGTGACCAACGGTCAAGTGCCTCGCACCAGGCGCAACCGGCCTGCCTGTCCACGGCATCGTCTCTGGCGACTACATCGGGCGATGCCGACCCCGTCGAACCTAGTCACGCTTCGCTGGCCGTCATGCCGTTTGTCGACGAAAGCGGTGCGCGCGGCGGGCCGGCCGACGGTTTCACCCATGACATCATCACCCGTCTTGCCAAGCTCCGCGATTTCTTCGTCATCGCGCGGGGATCTGTGTTCGCGCTGGCCGAAAAGACCATCGCGCCGGAGGAGGCCGGCAGGAAACTCAATGTCGACTATGTCGCCACCGGCACGGTGCGAAGCACGGCCGGCCGCCTGATTGTCAGCGTCGAACTGATCGAGGTGCGCACCGCCAGGATCGTCTGGGCCGACACGTTCGAGCGCCGGCCCGACGACCTCTTTGCCGTGCTCGACGATATCGGCAACAGCATCGTGTCGTCGATCTCGGTCGAGATCGAAACGGTCGAGCGCAACCGCGCCATGCTCAAGGCGCCCAACTCGCTCACCGCCTGGGAAGCCTATCATCGCGGCCTCTGGCACATGTACCGCTTCACCCAGGCCGAGAACGAGCAGGCGCGGCATTTCTTCGACAGGGCCTTGCAGCTCGACCCGACCTTTGCCCGCGCCTATGCCGGCCTGTCCTTTACCCACTGGCAAAATGCCTTCCAGCGCTGGGGCGACCGCGACCGCGAAAGCGCGCTGGCCTTCGAGAGCGCCGGCCACAGCCTGCTGGTCGACGACCACAATCCGGCCGCGCACTGGGCGATGGGCCGGGCGCTGTGGCTGCGCGGCGAGCAGGACGGGTCGCTTTCCGAACTGGAACGGGCGGTGGATCTCAGCCCCAATTTCGCGCTCGGCCATTACGCGCTGTCCTTCGTCCATTCGCAGTCGGGCGATCCGCAGGCGGCGATAAGCTCCTCCGACCATTCGCGTCATCTGAGCCCGTTCGACCCGCTGCTGTTCGGCATGTTGGGGGCGCGCGCGATGTCGCATGTCCGGCTCGGCCAGTTCGAGGAGGCGGCCGACTGGGCGCTGAAGGCGGCGGCACGGCCCAATGCCCATACCATCATCCTGGCGATCGCCGCGCACTGCCTGGCGCTGGCCGGCCGGCTCGACGAGGCGCGCGGCTTTGCCGCCGCCATCCGCAAGACACTGCCGGACTATCGCGCCGACGATTTCATCGGCACCTTCCGCTTCGAGCCCGACGCCGAGGCGCTGTTCCGGCAAGGCGCCAGGCGCATCGGGCTCAGCTGATTTCGCGCTTGAGCTCCATCCGTTAACAAAGTCGGAAGGAGTTGCTTAACAGTTACCCTCTATGTCACCTCCCGGGGGGTCCATGGCAAAGTGAGTATGATGAGCGATAGCCCCGACAAGCGCAGCGAATGGCGTGCCATTTTTTATGTACAGGCCCGTGTCGCCATCCTGTTCGTCCCGGTGGTCGCCAGCCTGCTGATCATCGCCGCCCTTGCCGGCAATGACCGCAAATCCGTTCCCGACGTCGACCGGACGGTCACCGGGTCCGTGCGCTAGGCCATGCCGCAGCGGCTACCCGGCACCGGTGGTCGAGCCTTCAGCGGCGGAACCCCGCGCGCCGTCGGACATTGTCTTCCAGCACAGCCCCTGGAGGACATGATGACCGGAGCTTTCGACATCAACGACAACACCAAAGAAAATCCCAAGCGCCCGCCTCAGCCTGAGACTCGCGAGGACCTGAAGAAAAAGCCGGTCGAGGGCAAAGCCTTCCAGGTGAATGAAAACAGCGTCGATAATCCGGCGCCCGCGCCGGTGAAGCCAAAGCAGGACTGATCGCGAGATCGGGATGTCAGGCATTAAAAAGCCAGGGCAACCGGGCTTTTTTTGCGCCTCGGAAACTTACCTCGTAACGCGTCGCCTCAATAAAAGCGCGGAATCTGACCGTTCTGCGGTGTCGTACGGTCGCCGAGGTCGAGAAAGACCTCGTCGACATAGCACCATCCCCAGCCTTCCGGCGGATCGTAGCCCTCGATGACCGGATGGCTGGTGGCGTGAAAATGTTTTGTGGCGTGGCGGTTGGGCGAGTCGTCGCAGCAGCCGACAT from Mesorhizobium sp. NZP2077 encodes the following:
- a CDS encoding pyridoxal-phosphate dependent enzyme is translated as MLNKQKIRTTAGRGRLFDSILDTVGDTPVIRINNLAPAHATIYVKAEFFNPAASVKDRLALNIIEEGERSGALKPGQTVVEATSGNTGIGLAMVCAQKGYPLVVTMADSFSVERRKLMRMLGAKVVLTPRAEKGFGMYKKAVELAEANGWFLARQFETAANAAIHEATTAREIVNDFAGSRLDCFVTGYGTGGTVVGVARVLRRERPETRIVLSEPANAQLVGSGKAQQRGAGGAPAASHPAFEPHPIQGWTPDFIPNVLQEAIDASLYDEVMPIAGPEGIKWAKALAQKEGIFTGISGGATFAVARQVAEKAPAGSVILCMLPDTGERYMSTPLFDGIEAEMDADELALSRSTPGCQFPAA
- a CDS encoding BTAD domain-containing putative transcriptional regulator, producing MPILSVRLLGPLEIMRNDVPVALPASRKLRALLAYLALAPHPVGRSRLCELLWDVPNDPRGELRWCLSKLRAALDTPDRRRVTTQGDTVALDLEGCFVDALEISRAATLGIGTLDVERLRALAGHFAGDLLDGLGLERSPLFDSWLIAQRRRFHACHAAVLEQLVASLPAESDEAVAYLDTWVELAPFDERAHAALLASLARRGEIAAAEQHLASAERLFQSEDLDFAPLRAAWRAIRDQRSSASHQAQPACLSTASSLATTSGDADPVEPSHASLAVMPFVDESGARGGPADGFTHDIITRLAKLRDFFVIARGSVFALAEKTIAPEEAGRKLNVDYVATGTVRSTAGRLIVSVELIEVRTARIVWADTFERRPDDLFAVLDDIGNSIVSSISVEIETVERNRAMLKAPNSLTAWEAYHRGLWHMYRFTQAENEQARHFFDRALQLDPTFARAYAGLSFTHWQNAFQRWGDRDRESALAFESAGHSLLVDDHNPAAHWAMGRALWLRGEQDGSLSELERAVDLSPNFALGHYALSFVHSQSGDPQAAISSSDHSRHLSPFDPLLFGMLGARAMSHVRLGQFEEAADWALKAAARPNAHTIILAIAAHCLALAGRLDEARGFAAAIRKTLPDYRADDFIGTFRFEPDAEALFRQGARRIGLS
- a CDS encoding UBP-type zinc finger domain-containing protein, whose amino-acid sequence is MADECKHAAGIKDVTPSALGCEECLKSGSWWVHLRLCRSCGHVGCCDDSPNRHATKHFHATSHPVIEGYDPPEGWGWCYVDEVFLDLGDRTTPQNGQIPRFY